The Streptomyces sp. NBC_01775 genome includes a region encoding these proteins:
- a CDS encoding inorganic phosphate transporter gives MDTFALIMTVGVALFFTYTNGFHDSANAIATSVSTRALTPRAALAMAAVMNLAGAFLGSGVAKTVSEGLIQTPHGASGMGILFAALVGAIAWNLVTWYFGLPSSSSHALFGGMVGAALAGGIAVYWSGVIEKIVLPMFISPIIGLLLGYLVMCVILWLFRKSNPHRAKRGFRIAQTVSAAGMALGHGLQDAQKTMGVVVMALSIAEVQDHNEIPVWVKIACAAMLSLGTYAGGWRIMRTLGRRIIELDPPQGFAAETTAASVMYTASFMFHAPISTTHVITSAIMGVGATKRVSAVRWGVAKNIILGWFITMPAAALTAAVVYWAVKLVFG, from the coding sequence GTGGACACCTTCGCGCTGATCATGACCGTCGGGGTCGCGCTCTTCTTCACTTACACGAACGGCTTCCACGACTCCGCCAACGCCATCGCGACCTCGGTCTCCACGCGCGCGCTGACCCCGCGTGCCGCGCTGGCCATGGCCGCCGTGATGAACCTCGCGGGCGCCTTCCTCGGCAGCGGGGTCGCCAAGACGGTGAGCGAGGGGCTGATCCAGACCCCGCACGGCGCCAGCGGCATGGGCATCCTGTTCGCCGCACTCGTCGGTGCCATCGCCTGGAACCTCGTCACCTGGTACTTCGGCCTGCCCTCCTCGTCCAGCCACGCCCTGTTCGGCGGCATGGTGGGCGCGGCGCTCGCGGGCGGGATCGCCGTCTACTGGTCCGGCGTGATCGAGAAGATCGTGCTGCCGATGTTCATCTCGCCGATCATCGGGCTGCTGCTCGGCTATCTGGTGATGTGCGTCATCCTCTGGCTCTTCCGCAAGTCCAACCCGCACCGCGCCAAGCGGGGCTTCCGCATAGCGCAGACCGTCTCCGCCGCCGGCATGGCGCTCGGGCACGGCCTCCAGGACGCGCAGAAGACGATGGGCGTCGTGGTGATGGCCCTCAGCATCGCCGAGGTCCAGGACCACAACGAGATCCCGGTCTGGGTGAAGATCGCCTGCGCGGCGATGCTGTCGCTGGGTACGTACGCGGGTGGCTGGCGGATCATGCGCACGCTGGGCCGCCGCATCATCGAGCTCGACCCGCCGCAGGGCTTCGCGGCGGAGACGACGGCCGCCTCCGTGATGTACACCGCCTCGTTCATGTTCCACGCGCCGATCTCGACCACGCACGTGATCACTTCGGCGATCATGGGCGTCGGCGCCACCAAGCGGGTCAGCGCGGTGCGCTGGGGAGTCGCGAAGAACATCATCCTGGGCTGGTTCATCACGATGCCGGCCGCGGCGTTGACCGCGGCGGTTGTGTATTGGGCGGTCAAGCTCGTCTTCGGCTGA
- the pstA gene encoding phosphate ABC transporter permease PstA, whose protein sequence is MSQTFAKDAADAPVAPDPPTPTLRQPRLPRWAPLGIALASAALGVAVGALGGLDSRVQWGLIAALLYIGLTAALAGAVEGGRQAKDRLATSLIWVCFLIAVIPLASLIWETIARGSKVLDGYFLSHSMSGVITMEPGGGIYHALIGTLEQVGIATVIAAPIGLLTAIYLVEYGTGKLAKAVTFFVDVMTGIPSIVAGLFILSFWIIILDFGYSGFAGAMALAILMMPIVVRSTEEMLKLVPNELREASLALGVPKWRTILKVVLPTAVGGITTGIMLAVARVAGESAPILLLVFGSAEINNNPFEGAQSSLPYYIYEQWALGNEPSYDRAWAAALVLIAFVMILNLVARGIARWKAPKH, encoded by the coding sequence ATGAGCCAGACATTCGCCAAGGACGCTGCCGACGCCCCCGTCGCCCCGGACCCGCCGACCCCCACACTGCGCCAGCCCCGGCTGCCGCGCTGGGCCCCGCTCGGGATAGCCCTGGCCTCCGCCGCACTCGGCGTGGCCGTCGGCGCGCTGGGCGGGCTGGACAGCCGTGTCCAGTGGGGCCTGATCGCCGCGCTGCTCTACATCGGCCTCACCGCCGCCCTCGCCGGCGCGGTCGAGGGCGGCAGGCAGGCCAAGGACCGGCTGGCGACCAGCCTCATCTGGGTCTGCTTCCTGATCGCCGTCATTCCGCTGGCCTCCCTCATCTGGGAGACCATCGCCCGGGGCTCGAAGGTCCTCGACGGCTACTTCCTGAGTCACTCCATGAGCGGAGTGATCACCATGGAGCCGGGCGGCGGCATCTACCACGCGCTGATCGGCACCCTGGAACAGGTCGGCATCGCCACCGTGATCGCCGCGCCCATCGGGCTGCTGACCGCGATCTACCTGGTGGAATACGGCACCGGCAAGCTGGCCAAGGCCGTCACCTTCTTCGTGGACGTGATGACCGGCATCCCCTCGATCGTCGCCGGCCTGTTCATCCTCTCGTTCTGGATCATCATCCTCGACTTCGGATACTCGGGCTTCGCGGGCGCGATGGCCCTGGCGATCCTGATGATGCCGATCGTCGTGCGCTCGACGGAGGAGATGCTCAAGCTCGTCCCCAACGAGCTGCGCGAGGCGTCACTCGCGCTGGGCGTGCCGAAGTGGAGGACGATCCTCAAGGTCGTCCTGCCGACCGCCGTGGGCGGCATCACCACCGGCATCATGCTCGCCGTCGCACGCGTCGCGGGCGAGTCGGCCCCCATCCTGCTGCTGGTGTTCGGCTCCGCGGAGATCAACAACAACCCCTTCGAAGGCGCGCAGTCCTCGCTGCCGTATTACATCTACGAGCAGTGGGCCCTCGGCAACGAGCCGTCCTACGACCGCGCCTGGGCAGCCGCCCTCGTGCTGATCGCCTTCGTCATGATCCTCAACCTGGTCGCCCGCGGCATCGCCCGCTGGAAGGCCCCCAAGCACTAA
- the pstS gene encoding phosphate ABC transporter substrate-binding protein PstS, with translation MKLQRTNRHRAVAVGALAACGALVLSACGSDDNSGGSGSDTSKAASKIKCDGEGKLLASGSSAQKNAMDIWSQTYQSACSSTQINYKPTGSGAGIQEFLQGKTAFAGSDSALKPEEIAQTKKVCKGGQGINLPMVGGPVAITYNVSGVDDLVLNAEVLGKIFDSKITKWNDPEIKKLNPDAKLPGTKIQAFHRSDESGTTDNFTKYLNTAAPAAWKHEPAKKWAGKGGQGADGSSGIATNVKQNDGAIGYVELSYATGNDLNTVKLDTGASEPVEATTDNASKAISEAKIVGKGKDLALDLNYKTKADGAYPIVLATYEIACDKGNKKESLAATKSFLKYTAGEDGQKALSDKGYAPIPDEIITKVRSTVDSLS, from the coding sequence GTGAAGCTTCAGCGCACCAACCGGCACCGCGCCGTAGCTGTCGGCGCTCTCGCGGCCTGTGGCGCCCTGGTCCTGAGCGCCTGCGGCTCGGACGACAACTCCGGTGGTTCCGGCAGCGACACCAGCAAGGCCGCCAGCAAGATCAAGTGTGATGGCGAGGGCAAGCTGCTCGCCTCCGGCTCCAGCGCGCAGAAGAACGCGATGGACATCTGGTCGCAGACCTACCAGTCGGCGTGCAGCAGCACTCAGATCAACTACAAGCCCACCGGCTCGGGCGCCGGCATCCAGGAGTTCCTCCAGGGCAAGACCGCCTTCGCGGGCTCGGACTCGGCACTCAAGCCGGAGGAGATCGCCCAGACCAAGAAGGTCTGCAAGGGCGGCCAGGGCATCAACCTGCCGATGGTCGGCGGCCCGGTGGCCATCACGTACAACGTCAGCGGCGTCGACGACCTGGTGCTGAACGCCGAGGTACTGGGCAAGATCTTCGACTCGAAGATCACCAAGTGGAACGACCCGGAGATCAAGAAGCTGAACCCGGACGCGAAGCTGCCGGGCACCAAGATCCAGGCGTTCCACCGCTCCGACGAGTCGGGCACCACCGACAACTTCACCAAGTACCTCAACACCGCGGCACCGGCCGCCTGGAAGCACGAGCCCGCCAAGAAGTGGGCCGGCAAGGGCGGCCAGGGCGCCGACGGCTCCTCCGGCATCGCGACGAACGTCAAGCAGAACGACGGCGCGATCGGCTACGTCGAGCTGTCCTACGCGACCGGCAACGACCTGAACACGGTCAAGCTCGACACCGGCGCCAGTGAGCCCGTCGAGGCCACGACGGACAACGCCTCCAAGGCCATCTCGGAGGCCAAGATCGTCGGCAAGGGCAAGGACCTCGCCCTCGACCTGAACTACAAGACGAAGGCGGACGGCGCCTACCCGATCGTCCTGGCGACGTACGAGATCGCCTGCGACAAGGGCAACAAGAAGGAGTCGCTGGCCGCGACAAAGTCCTTCCTGAAGTACACCGCCGGCGAGGACGGCCAAAAGGCCCTCTCCGACAAGGGCTACGCGCCGATCCCCGACGAGATCATCACCAAGGTCCGCAGCACGGTCGACAGCCTGAGCTGA
- a CDS encoding metal-sensitive transcriptional regulator: protein MTSPETGPPDTVAEATSEGCSAHQATGEHGYTKNKDAHVKRLRRIEGQIRGLQRMVDEDVYCIDILTQVSASTKALQSFALQLLEEHLRHCVAHAALDGGAGMDAKVEEATAAIARLMRT, encoded by the coding sequence ATGACGTCTCCAGAGACAGGCCCGCCGGACACCGTGGCCGAGGCCACCTCCGAGGGCTGCTCGGCACACCAGGCGACCGGTGAGCACGGTTACACCAAGAACAAGGACGCCCACGTCAAGCGGCTGCGCCGGATCGAGGGCCAGATCCGCGGCCTCCAGCGGATGGTGGACGAGGACGTCTACTGCATCGACATACTCACCCAGGTCTCGGCCTCCACCAAGGCCCTCCAGTCCTTCGCGCTCCAGCTCTTGGAGGAGCACCTTCGCCACTGCGTCGCCCACGCGGCGCTGGACGGCGGCGCCGGGATGGACGCCAAGGTCGAGGAGGCCACCGCCGCCATCGCCCGCCTGATGCGGACCTGA
- a CDS encoding PP2C family protein-serine/threonine phosphatase: MLDECGRPVKVRTARNLTEAARLLTDDVHCILLDLSLPCDDGGGEGADRADRAESGDGVGVRDGRVRVQGDGTPVRGARRGTDAADGADAARGADAARGGEAVPGGGPAAEPAEAREGDGTHESGGSREGDGAREGKAAESGELEILRRVLRMAPRHAVLALTDGADAERDADAVRVGAQDYLIRDELDGRLLTRAIRYAVERKRNDLAQRQLTETRLRAQENARLERGLLPRPLLEGSELRFAARYRPGRSRALLGGDFYDTVRTPDGTVHAMIGDVCGHGPDEAALGVELRIAWRALTFAGLCGDALLSTLQKVLEHERASEEIFATLCTVDIASDGRSAGVCLAGHPSPLFAGAGGAAPRLLPYDESGPALGLLPKARWPRRQVTLGRSWSLMMYTDGLIEGRLDEGAGGRERLGLQGMLDIVSHRMAGGARGERLLDATMNDVRRLNGGELTDDVAVLLLDRDC, from the coding sequence ATGCTGGACGAGTGCGGCAGGCCCGTGAAAGTGCGCACGGCGCGAAATCTGACCGAGGCCGCACGGCTGCTCACCGACGATGTCCACTGCATCCTGCTGGACCTCTCGCTGCCCTGCGACGACGGCGGCGGCGAGGGTGCCGACCGCGCCGATCGCGCGGAGAGCGGTGACGGCGTCGGCGTACGTGACGGCCGGGTACGGGTCCAGGGCGACGGGACACCCGTGCGGGGCGCGAGGCGTGGGACGGACGCGGCCGATGGAGCGGACGCGGCTCGTGGAGCGGACGCGGCCCGTGGGGGCGAGGCTGTGCCCGGGGGTGGCCCGGCCGCTGAGCCCGCGGAGGCCCGCGAGGGCGACGGGACCCACGAGAGCGGCGGGAGCCGTGAGGGTGACGGGGCCCGTGAGGGGAAGGCGGCCGAGTCCGGCGAGCTGGAGATCCTGCGGCGGGTTCTGCGTATGGCGCCCCGGCACGCGGTGCTGGCGCTCACCGACGGAGCCGACGCCGAGCGCGACGCCGACGCCGTACGGGTCGGCGCGCAGGACTACCTCATCCGCGACGAGCTGGACGGCCGACTGCTGACCCGCGCCATCCGCTACGCCGTCGAGCGCAAGCGCAACGACCTGGCGCAGCGCCAGCTCACCGAGACCCGCCTGCGGGCCCAGGAGAACGCCCGGCTGGAGCGCGGACTGCTGCCCCGGCCGCTGCTGGAGGGCAGTGAGCTGCGCTTCGCCGCGCGCTACCGCCCCGGCCGCTCCCGCGCCCTGCTCGGCGGCGACTTCTACGACACCGTGCGCACCCCCGACGGCACGGTGCACGCCATGATCGGCGATGTGTGCGGCCACGGCCCGGACGAGGCGGCCCTCGGCGTCGAACTCCGCATCGCCTGGCGCGCGCTGACCTTCGCAGGGCTGTGCGGGGACGCGCTGCTCAGCACGCTCCAGAAGGTGCTGGAGCACGAGCGGGCCAGCGAGGAGATCTTCGCGACGCTGTGCACCGTCGACATCGCCTCCGACGGCCGCAGCGCGGGCGTCTGCCTCGCGGGACACCCCTCACCGCTGTTCGCGGGCGCCGGGGGCGCGGCGCCCCGGCTGCTGCCCTACGACGAGAGCGGGCCCGCGCTGGGGCTGCTGCCGAAGGCCCGCTGGCCGCGCCGGCAGGTCACGCTGGGACGCTCCTGGAGCCTGATGATGTACACGGACGGGCTGATCGAGGGCCGCTTGGACGAGGGCGCGGGCGGCAGGGAGCGGCTCGGGCTCCAGGGCATGCTCGACATCGTCTCCCACCGGATGGCGGGGGGCGCCCGCGGCGAGCGGCTGCTGGACGCGACGATGAACGATGTGCGCCGCCTCAACGGCGGTGAGCTGACGGACGACGTGGCGGTCCTGCTGCTGGACCGGGACTGCTGA
- a CDS encoding DUF2516 family protein, with protein sequence MLMQGFTTVMGLINLVILALAVFAFVDGAIRREDAYRAADKQNKQFWLIILGIAVVVNLVVPMVLLQIIGLIASIVYIVDVRPALKQVAGGGRGGRRKGGSSSDGPYGPHNGR encoded by the coding sequence ATGCTGATGCAGGGCTTCACGACAGTGATGGGACTGATCAATCTCGTCATCCTCGCCCTGGCAGTGTTCGCCTTCGTGGACGGGGCGATCCGGCGCGAGGACGCCTATCGCGCGGCCGACAAGCAGAACAAGCAGTTCTGGCTGATCATCCTGGGCATCGCGGTCGTGGTGAACCTGGTGGTGCCGATGGTGCTGCTCCAGATCATCGGGCTGATCGCCTCGATCGTCTACATCGTCGACGTCCGCCCGGCGCTCAAGCAGGTCGCCGGCGGCGGCAGGGGCGGTCGCCGCAAGGGCGGCAGCAGCAGCGACGGCCCGTACGGCCCGCACAACGGCCGCTGA
- a CDS encoding DUF47 domain-containing protein has protein sequence MRFRLTPRETSFYDMFAASADNIVTGSKLLMELLGADSSARAEIAERMRAAEHAGDDATHAIFHQLNSSFITPFDREDIYNLASSLDDIMDFMEEAVDLVVLYQIEELPKGVEQQIEVLSRAAELTAEAMPNLRTMANLTEYWIEVNRLENQADQIHRKLLAHLFNGKYDAIEVMKLKQVVDVLEEAADAFEHVANTVETIAVKES, from the coding sequence GTGCGCTTTCGTCTGACCCCCAGGGAGACGAGCTTCTACGACATGTTCGCGGCCTCCGCGGACAACATCGTGACGGGCTCGAAGCTCCTCATGGAACTGCTCGGGGCGGATTCCTCCGCGCGCGCCGAGATCGCCGAACGGATGCGGGCCGCGGAGCACGCCGGGGACGACGCGACACACGCGATCTTCCACCAGCTCAACTCCTCCTTCATCACGCCGTTCGACCGCGAGGACATCTACAACCTCGCTTCCTCCCTCGACGACATCATGGACTTCATGGAGGAGGCCGTCGATCTCGTCGTCCTCTACCAGATCGAGGAACTGCCCAAGGGGGTCGAGCAGCAGATCGAGGTCCTCTCGCGGGCCGCCGAGCTGACCGCCGAGGCGATGCCGAACCTGCGCACCATGGCGAACCTCACCGAGTACTGGATCGAGGTCAACCGGCTGGAGAACCAGGCCGACCAGATCCACCGCAAGCTGCTCGCGCACCTGTTCAACGGCAAGTACGACGCGATCGAGGTCATGAAGCTCAAACAGGTCGTCGACGTGCTGGAAGAGGCGGCCGACGCTTTCGAGCACGTCGCCAACACCGTCGAGACCATCGCGGTCAAGGAGTCCTGA
- a CDS encoding C40 family peptidase yields MRGVRGALAVACATALLAGPALGTAYAEPRRPDPGTKPGEPGKPDLEQIRKDIERLHDRAGSATDAYNAAEDKVKKQQKSIVKLAKRIDSTQGKLDKFNNTAGAMARAQYRSGGMPDEAKLILGNDPASFLHDVSLVRKGQRATRGVIGSLTKTRSQLEGYAEDATDEWKKLEKNRKKKKAAKKKITAQLKKAKSMESGLKEKERDRLRQLEDEAAKARQAKWLKTGAIKGLEKSKAKASPAGRRAIEWASRQVGKDYVWGAEGPDTFDCSGLTMRAWEAAGKHIPRTSQEQWKQLPKVPVGKMRPGDLIIYKKDASHVGMYVGDGALLHAPRTGRQITVEGAGTMPILGVVRPDK; encoded by the coding sequence GTGCGCGGTGTGCGCGGCGCCCTCGCCGTCGCCTGTGCCACGGCGCTCCTCGCGGGGCCCGCACTCGGCACGGCCTACGCCGAACCCCGACGGCCCGACCCCGGTACCAAGCCGGGTGAGCCGGGCAAGCCCGACCTGGAGCAGATCCGCAAGGACATCGAGCGGCTGCACGACCGCGCCGGGTCCGCGACGGACGCCTACAACGCGGCCGAGGACAAGGTCAAGAAGCAGCAGAAGTCCATCGTCAAGCTCGCCAAGCGCATCGACTCAACCCAGGGCAAGCTCGACAAGTTCAACAACACCGCGGGCGCCATGGCCCGCGCGCAGTACCGCTCGGGCGGCATGCCGGACGAGGCCAAGCTCATACTCGGCAACGACCCGGCGAGCTTCCTGCACGACGTCTCCCTCGTGCGCAAGGGCCAGCGGGCCACTCGCGGTGTCATCGGCAGCCTCACCAAGACCCGCTCCCAGCTGGAGGGTTACGCCGAGGACGCCACCGACGAGTGGAAGAAGCTGGAGAAGAACCGCAAGAAGAAGAAGGCCGCCAAGAAGAAAATCACCGCGCAGCTGAAGAAGGCCAAGTCCATGGAGTCGGGCCTCAAGGAGAAAGAGCGCGATCGGCTGCGGCAGCTGGAGGACGAGGCGGCCAAGGCGCGGCAGGCCAAGTGGCTGAAGACCGGCGCCATCAAGGGGCTGGAGAAGAGCAAGGCCAAGGCGTCCCCCGCGGGTCGGCGTGCCATCGAATGGGCGTCCCGGCAGGTCGGCAAGGACTACGTGTGGGGCGCCGAGGGCCCCGACACCTTCGACTGCTCGGGGCTGACGATGCGGGCCTGGGAGGCGGCGGGCAAGCACATTCCGCGCACTTCGCAGGAGCAGTGGAAGCAACTGCCCAAGGTCCCCGTCGGGAAGATGCGCCCGGGAGACCTGATCATCTACAAGAAGGACGCGAGCCACGTCGGGATGTACGTCGGCGACGGCGCGCTCCTGCACGCGCCGCGCACCGGACGGCAGATCACGGTGGAGGGCGCGGGCACGATGCCGATCCTGGGGGTCGTACGCCCCGACAAGTGA
- a CDS encoding rhodanese-like domain-containing protein, whose translation MENRHVVIIPIEIDEERVSSYLDAWQGAAEVMAAQPGFIRTYMFRTIVPGSRFRLVNVAEWESTSHWEEAMNVCPMMGQQIAVAHASNYEAIRTVLPVTKQSLSPGDGHTPADLSPAEAHRRVVDGKLTLVDVREEDEWAARHPAGAVHAALSTLPASLSDLPDGPLAFVCRTGTRSVRGGARAIRAGRSSVHSVTGGLEAWEAAELPVILPDREDAADNGDRAKAAVREN comes from the coding sequence ATGGAAAATCGCCATGTCGTGATCATTCCGATCGAGATCGACGAGGAGAGGGTGAGCTCGTATCTCGACGCCTGGCAGGGTGCCGCGGAAGTGATGGCCGCTCAACCCGGTTTCATCCGGACGTACATGTTCCGCACGATCGTTCCGGGGAGCAGATTCCGCCTCGTCAATGTGGCGGAATGGGAGTCCACCTCTCACTGGGAAGAGGCGATGAACGTCTGCCCGATGATGGGGCAGCAGATAGCCGTCGCCCATGCCTCGAATTACGAGGCGATCCGGACGGTCCTGCCCGTCACGAAGCAGAGCCTGAGCCCCGGCGACGGTCACACCCCCGCCGACCTGTCTCCCGCCGAGGCGCATCGTCGCGTCGTGGACGGGAAACTCACGCTGGTCGATGTCCGCGAAGAGGATGAATGGGCGGCGCGTCACCCGGCCGGCGCCGTCCACGCCGCGCTCAGCACGTTGCCCGCCTCGCTGTCGGATCTGCCCGACGGCCCACTGGCCTTCGTGTGCCGCACGGGTACCCGCAGCGTGCGAGGCGGCGCGCGGGCGATCCGCGCAGGCCGGTCCTCCGTCCACAGCGTGACGGGCGGCCTTGAGGCATGGGAGGCGGCGGAGCTGCCGGTCATCCTTCCCGACCGCGAGGACGCGGCCGACAACGGCGACCGTGCCAAAGCCGCGGTACGCGAGAACTGA
- a CDS encoding helix-turn-helix domain-containing protein, with protein sequence MASLNVGNVGEFLREQRRNAKLSLRQLADAAGVSNPYLSQIERGLRKPSAEILQQLAKALRISAESLYVQAGILDERDRQDLLQVPAAILADPSINEQQKQALLQIYDSFRKENGQGREAPAPEAGPRGPGPDEQQT encoded by the coding sequence ATGGCCTCGCTCAATGTCGGGAATGTCGGGGAGTTCCTGCGGGAACAGCGGCGGAACGCGAAGTTGTCCCTGCGGCAGCTCGCCGACGCCGCCGGAGTCTCGAACCCGTATCTGAGCCAGATCGAGCGCGGCCTGCGCAAGCCGAGCGCGGAGATCCTCCAGCAGCTGGCGAAGGCCCTGCGGATCTCGGCGGAGTCGCTCTATGTGCAGGCCGGGATTCTCGACGAGCGTGACCGGCAGGACCTGCTCCAGGTGCCCGCCGCGATCCTCGCGGACCCGTCGATCAACGAGCAGCAGAAGCAGGCGCTGCTCCAGATCTACGACTCGTTCCGCAAGGAGAACGGCCAGGGGCGGGAGGCACCCGCTCCGGAGGCGGGCCCGCGCGGCCCGGGGCCCGACGAGCAGCAGACGTAG
- the pstB gene encoding phosphate ABC transporter ATP-binding protein PstB: MAKRIDVSGLSAYYGGFRAIDDISMTVEPRSVTAFIGPSGCGKSTFLRTLNRMHEVTPGGRVDGKVMLDNEDLYGSGVDPVSVRRTIGMVFQRPNPFPTMSIYDNVAAGLRLNGDFKKKDLDGIVEKSLKGANLWNEVKDRLNRPGSGLSGGQQQRLCIARAIAVEPQVLLMDEPCSALDPISTLAIEDLIGELKSLFTIVIVTHNMQQAARVSDRTAFFNLAKVGDPGRLVEIDDTERIFSNPSIQATEDYISGRFG; this comes from the coding sequence ATGGCCAAGCGCATCGACGTCAGCGGCCTCTCCGCCTACTACGGCGGCTTCCGCGCCATCGACGACATCTCGATGACCGTGGAGCCCCGCTCGGTGACGGCGTTCATCGGCCCCTCCGGCTGCGGCAAGTCCACCTTCCTGCGCACCCTCAACCGCATGCACGAGGTCACTCCCGGCGGCCGGGTCGACGGCAAGGTGATGCTCGACAACGAGGACCTGTACGGCTCGGGCGTCGACCCGGTCTCCGTACGCCGCACCATCGGCATGGTCTTCCAGCGGCCCAACCCGTTCCCGACGATGTCCATCTACGACAACGTCGCGGCCGGCCTGCGTCTCAACGGCGACTTCAAGAAGAAGGACCTCGACGGGATCGTCGAGAAGTCCCTCAAGGGCGCCAACCTGTGGAACGAGGTCAAGGACCGCCTCAACAGGCCCGGCTCGGGCCTGTCCGGCGGCCAGCAGCAGCGGCTGTGCATAGCGCGGGCCATCGCCGTCGAGCCGCAGGTGCTGCTCATGGACGAGCCGTGCTCGGCGCTCGACCCGATCTCGACACTCGCGATCGAGGACCTGATAGGTGAGCTGAAGTCGCTCTTCACGATCGTGATCGTGACGCACAACATGCAGCAGGCGGCGCGGGTCTCGGACCGCACCGCGTTCTTCAACCTCGCCAAGGTCGGAGACCCCGGCCGGCTCGTCGAGATCGACGACACGGAGCGGATCTTCTCCAACCCGTCGATCCAGGCGACGGAGGACTACATCTCCGGCCGATTCGGGTGA
- the pstC gene encoding phosphate ABC transporter permease subunit PstC, producing MATENPPARGGTRKGDKIFLGLSRGSGIALLVIMAAIAVFLTWRAALAIGADEGNFLTTLEWDANADPPVFGIAVLAFGTVVSSIIAMVLAVPVAVGIALFISHYAPRKLATPLGYVIDLLAAVPSIVYGLWGALFLVPQLTGLYEWLDSYLGWTGLFTYEGGAARSLFTVGILLAIMILPIVTNVSREVFRQAPKMHEEAALALGATRWEVIRMSVLPFGRSGVISASMLGLGRALGETMAVATVLSPSFLISASLLDPGGGTFAQNIAAGFKEAGAMGRDALIASGLVLFVITLLVNGAARLIIARRKEYSGANA from the coding sequence ATGGCTACAGAAAACCCGCCCGCAAGGGGCGGGACCCGTAAGGGCGACAAGATATTCCTCGGCCTCTCCCGGGGCTCCGGGATCGCCCTCCTGGTGATCATGGCCGCCATCGCGGTGTTCCTCACCTGGCGCGCCGCGCTGGCCATCGGCGCCGACGAGGGCAACTTCCTCACCACCCTTGAGTGGGACGCCAACGCGGACCCGCCCGTCTTCGGCATCGCCGTCCTGGCCTTCGGCACCGTCGTCAGCTCCATCATCGCGATGGTGCTGGCCGTGCCGGTCGCGGTCGGCATCGCGCTGTTCATCTCGCACTACGCGCCGCGCAAGCTCGCGACCCCGCTCGGCTACGTCATCGACCTGCTGGCCGCCGTTCCCTCGATCGTGTACGGCCTGTGGGGCGCGCTCTTCCTCGTCCCCCAGCTGACCGGCCTCTACGAGTGGCTGGACAGCTACCTGGGCTGGACCGGGCTGTTCACCTACGAGGGCGGAGCCGCGCGCTCGCTGTTCACCGTCGGGATCCTGCTGGCGATCATGATTCTGCCGATCGTCACCAACGTCTCCCGCGAGGTCTTCCGGCAGGCGCCGAAGATGCACGAGGAAGCCGCACTCGCGCTGGGCGCCACCCGCTGGGAGGTCATCCGCATGTCGGTGCTGCCCTTCGGCCGCTCCGGCGTGATCAGCGCCTCGATGCTGGGCCTGGGCCGCGCGCTGGGCGAGACGATGGCCGTCGCCACGGTCCTGTCCCCCAGCTTCCTGATCAGCGCCAGCCTGCTCGACCCGGGCGGCGGCACCTTCGCGCAGAACATCGCCGCGGGCTTCAAGGAGGCCGGGGCCATGGGCCGTGACGCGCTGATCGCCTCCGGCCTCGTCCTGTTCGTCATCACCCTGCTGGTCAACGGCGCGGCCCGGCTGATCATCGCCCGCCGCAAGGAGTACTCGGGAGCGAACGCCTGA
- a CDS encoding DUF6228 family protein, with the protein MTTPDDAIDEQVDVTVGCQDNLSVGVRFCDRFSFDEDSVHYAVEVWAPGLTARVDEVVAWLWDSDLAPFLEKLAADYHGWEGERSWQTNDRDLAVSAVFRSGGHVGLTWTVRPWPDAAGGWSASVTTWLEAGERMSAFAADIRHFLAG; encoded by the coding sequence ATGACCACTCCGGACGACGCCATCGACGAGCAGGTGGACGTGACCGTCGGCTGCCAGGACAACCTGTCCGTCGGCGTGAGGTTCTGTGACCGGTTCAGCTTCGACGAGGACTCGGTGCACTACGCCGTCGAAGTATGGGCCCCTGGGCTGACCGCTCGCGTCGACGAGGTGGTGGCCTGGCTCTGGGACAGCGATCTCGCGCCGTTCCTGGAGAAGCTGGCCGCGGACTACCACGGGTGGGAAGGCGAGCGGAGTTGGCAGACCAACGACCGGGACCTGGCCGTCTCGGCCGTCTTCCGGTCCGGTGGCCACGTCGGTCTGACCTGGACCGTGCGCCCGTGGCCTGATGCCGCCGGAGGCTGGAGTGCCTCGGTGACCACGTGGCTGGAGGCCGGGGAGCGGATGTCGGCCTTCGCCGCCGACATCCGCCACTT